The nucleotide window ATCATTGATTTCATCCATTTCCAGCACCACGTCATACGGCACTTTTGCTTCGGCCAGCAGCACATTCATGTGGCCAGGCAGGCGTCCGGCGACCGGATGGATCCCGAACCGCACCCGGATGCCGCGGGCGCGCAACTTCTCCGTGATTTCCGCCACCGGATACTGGGCCTGCGCAACCGCCATCCCGTAGCCGGGCGTGATAATTACCGACGTCGAGTTTTTCAGCAACTCCGCCGTCTCTTCTGCGCTGATTTCACGGTGTTCACCGGCTTCCTGCTCTGCCGTGCCAGCACTGACGTCGGTGCCAAAGCCGCCGGCAATCACGCTGATAAAAGAGCGGTTCATCGCTTTACACATGATGTAAGAGAGAATGGCACCGGAAGACCCCACCAGCGCGCCGGTGACAATCAGCAGGTCGTTGCTCAGCATAAAGCCCGCCGCCGCCGCCGCCCAGCCTGAGTAAGAGTTGAGCATGGAGACCACTACGGGCATATCAGCCCCGCCTATCGACGCCACCAGATGCCAGCCAAACACCAGCGCTATCGCGGTCATCAGCAGCAGCGCAAACACCTGAGCGCCGCTGCTGTCGGTGCGCACAAACCACAGCATCAGCAGGAAGGAAACCACCAGTGCCGCCAGGTTCATTTTATGGCGATGCGGCAGCATCAGCGCCTTTGAAGCAATTTTGCCGCGCAGTTTGCCAAACGCCACCAGCGAACCGGTGAAGGTGACCGCACCAATAAAGATGCCGAGAAAGACTTCGGTCAGATGGATATTTTCCATAACCGGCGTCATTCCGGGCGCATGACCGATATAGCTGTTAAAACCGACCAGCACCGCCGCCAGTCCGACAAAGCTGTGCAGGAT belongs to Candidatus Pantoea soli and includes:
- the pntB gene encoding Re/Si-specific NAD(P)(+) transhydrogenase subunit beta; its protein translation is MSGGLVTAAYIVAAILFIFSLAGLAKHETAKQGNRYGMCGMALALLATIFGPDSGHVAWILLAMVTGGAIGVRLAKRVEMTEMPELVAILHSFVGLAAVLVGFNSYIGHAPGMTPVMENIHLTEVFLGIFIGAVTFTGSLVAFGKLRGKIASKALMLPHRHKMNLAALVVSFLLMLWFVRTDSSGAQVFALLLMTAIALVFGWHLVASIGGADMPVVVSMLNSYSGWAAAAAGFMLSNDLLIVTGALVGSSGAILSYIMCKAMNRSFISVIAGGFGTDVSAGTAEQEAGEHREISAEETAELLKNSTSVIITPGYGMAVAQAQYPVAEITEKLRARGIRVRFGIHPVAGRLPGHMNVLLAEAKVPYDVVLEMDEINDDFSDTDTVLVIGANDTVNPAAQDDPHSPIAGMPVLEVWKAQNVVVFKRSMNTGYAGVQNPLFFKENTQMLFGDAKASVEGILRAL